One window from the genome of Burkholderia sp. FERM BP-3421 encodes:
- a CDS encoding cytochrome b: protein MDAMRGGALAIEVGPRRGYFVLIHWINAILLLMVALSGEYFRWSQGAPSMVAYPIMVLHVAAGMAGFALIVPRILARRRVAKPVASGKFDIGRYFACAVYIVIYIFMIAQPLIGWAIVNAKGMAIPVPLLGYELPILVKQDADLVRQLIRVHVALACIFYGLLTIHVSAALWHHFVKRDNTLRNMMSVIGSRG, encoded by the coding sequence ATGGATGCGATGAGAGGTGGGGCGTTGGCGATCGAGGTCGGGCCGCGCAGGGGGTATTTTGTATTAATCCATTGGATAAATGCGATATTGCTATTGATGGTCGCGCTTTCCGGGGAATATTTCAGATGGAGTCAAGGCGCGCCATCAATGGTGGCGTATCCCATCATGGTGTTGCACGTAGCGGCGGGCATGGCAGGATTCGCCTTGATCGTGCCTCGCATCCTTGCAAGACGCCGTGTCGCAAAGCCTGTTGCATCGGGAAAATTTGATATCGGTCGATATTTTGCATGCGCGGTCTATATTGTGATTTACATCTTCATGATCGCTCAGCCGTTGATCGGATGGGCGATAGTCAACGCGAAGGGCATGGCGATTCCGGTGCCGCTGCTGGGTTATGAATTGCCAATTCTGGTCAAGCAGGATGCCGACCTCGTCCGCCAGTTGATTCGCGTTCATGTGGCGCTGGCGTGTATTTTCTATGGACTTCTGACAATACACGTGAGTGCTGCCTTGTGGCACCATTTCGTCAAACGCGACAATACGCTGAGAAATATGATGTCGGTGATTGGGTCGCGGGGTTGA
- a CDS encoding outer membrane lipoprotein-sorting protein, whose product MQGLKHWVALAASLIVVHAALAATPPAAQDATRIVAASDRARGGGLSGVEWQLDITGQDGGSPIDKRSYAVRASDDDSLAESTYPPRDAGSRLLQNGRSMWFGKPSLTKPVSISARQKMVGPASNGDIASTNYAKDYDATILRTEQVNGEDAYVINLVAKSKFVTYDRIVYYVSVARLVPLKAEFYTVSGKLFKTAAFEMDNRLDIDGKPQTFVSKMTIQDTIEKSNYSVLQYREVRTKRFDADTFSIDALNRP is encoded by the coding sequence ATGCAAGGTCTGAAACACTGGGTCGCCCTCGCGGCCTCGCTGATCGTCGTCCACGCAGCGCTCGCGGCCACGCCGCCGGCGGCGCAGGACGCCACCCGCATCGTCGCGGCGAGCGATCGCGCGCGCGGCGGCGGCCTGAGCGGCGTCGAGTGGCAGCTCGACATCACCGGCCAGGACGGCGGCAGCCCGATCGACAAGCGCAGCTACGCGGTGCGCGCGAGCGACGACGACAGCCTCGCGGAATCGACCTACCCGCCGCGCGATGCGGGCAGCCGGCTGCTGCAGAACGGCCGCAGCATGTGGTTCGGCAAGCCCAGCCTGACCAAGCCGGTGTCGATCTCCGCGCGGCAGAAGATGGTCGGCCCCGCATCGAACGGCGACATCGCGTCGACCAATTACGCGAAGGACTACGACGCGACGATCCTGCGCACCGAGCAGGTGAACGGCGAGGACGCCTATGTGATCAACCTGGTCGCGAAAAGCAAGTTCGTCACCTACGACCGGATCGTCTACTACGTGTCCGTCGCGCGGCTCGTGCCGCTGAAGGCGGAGTTCTACACCGTGTCCGGCAAGCTCTTCAAGACCGCCGCGTTCGAAATGGACAATCGGCTCGACATCGACGGCAAGCCCCAGACCTTCGTCAGCAAGATGACCATCCAGGACACGATCGAGAAGTCGAATTACTCGGTGCTGCAGTATCGCGAGGTCAGGACGAAGCGGTTCGACGCGGATACCTTCAGCATCGATGCGCTCAATCGGCCCTGA
- a CDS encoding aminotransferase class I/II-fold pyridoxal phosphate-dependent enzyme — MKPELHVERLRASLLGKASAAGEDAILPRAASSKVKIGPEHYDFAHFPELREYTNTRWYYDKQGYEWNMYREHAGFAGAEIEIAGRQVVNFSSYNYLDLSGDPRVQAASKQAIDVYGTSTGSGRIITGEIPLYGEFERMLSEVLGVEDAMLGVSGYGTNVAAIGYLARKQDLVLYDELVHNSMLTGAKLSGARRFAFAHNDYDALERLLVEHRAHFERVLILTEGVFSMDGDIPDIPRLIDIKRRHQALLMVDEAHSMGVIGPRGLGVVDHFGLDGADIDIHYASMSKAFATVGGYVAGRKDLITMLKHYAPGLGLYAASLTPSNAAAGLEALRIMREEPQRARRVVENADYFRTRAQQAGLDIGMSHGSAVVPIMLPDAELALWLTAQLFERQIFTFPMIFPVVPRDAARLRFFLNTAHTREQIDTTIDLLAALKQRAPASKGLI; from the coding sequence ATGAAACCAGAACTGCACGTCGAGCGTCTGCGCGCCAGCCTGCTCGGCAAGGCGAGCGCGGCCGGCGAGGATGCGATCTTGCCGCGCGCCGCGTCGAGCAAGGTGAAGATCGGGCCGGAGCATTACGACTTCGCGCATTTTCCCGAGCTGCGCGAATACACGAACACCCGCTGGTATTACGACAAGCAGGGCTATGAGTGGAACATGTACCGCGAGCATGCCGGCTTCGCCGGCGCGGAGATCGAGATCGCGGGGCGCCAGGTCGTCAATTTTTCCTCGTACAACTATCTCGACCTGTCCGGCGATCCGCGGGTGCAGGCTGCTTCGAAGCAGGCGATCGACGTGTACGGCACCTCGACCGGCTCCGGCCGGATCATCACGGGCGAGATCCCGCTGTACGGCGAGTTCGAACGGATGCTGAGCGAGGTGCTGGGCGTCGAGGATGCGATGCTCGGCGTCAGCGGCTACGGCACCAATGTCGCGGCGATCGGCTACCTCGCGCGCAAGCAGGATCTCGTGCTGTACGACGAGCTGGTGCACAACAGCATGCTGACCGGGGCGAAGCTGAGCGGCGCGCGCCGCTTCGCGTTCGCGCACAACGACTACGACGCGCTGGAGCGGCTGCTCGTCGAACACCGCGCTCATTTCGAGCGCGTGCTGATCCTGACGGAAGGCGTGTTCAGCATGGACGGCGACATTCCCGACATCCCGCGCCTGATCGACATCAAGCGGCGGCACCAGGCGCTCCTGATGGTCGACGAGGCGCATTCGATGGGCGTGATCGGCCCGCGCGGGCTGGGCGTGGTCGACCATTTCGGGCTCGACGGCGCGGACATCGACATCCACTACGCGTCGATGAGCAAGGCGTTCGCGACGGTGGGCGGCTATGTCGCGGGCCGCAAGGATCTGATCACGATGCTCAAGCACTACGCGCCGGGGCTCGGCCTCTACGCCGCGTCGCTCACGCCGTCGAACGCGGCCGCGGGCCTGGAGGCGCTGCGCATCATGCGCGAGGAGCCGCAGCGCGCGCGCCGCGTCGTGGAGAACGCCGACTACTTCCGCACGCGCGCGCAGCAGGCGGGCCTCGACATCGGGATGAGCCACGGCTCGGCGGTCGTGCCGATCATGCTGCCCGACGCCGAGCTGGCGCTTTGGCTGACGGCGCAGTTGTTCGAGCGGCAGATCTTCACGTTCCCGATGATCTTTCCGGTGGTGCCGCGCGACGCCGCGCGGCTGCGCTTCTTCCTCAACACCGCGCACACGCGGGAACAGATCGACACGACGATCGACCTGCTCGCGGCGCTGAAGCAGCGCGCGCCGGCCAGCAAGGGGTTGATTTGA
- a CDS encoding ABC transporter permease: protein MHSFVLALKNAFRNRRRSVVTLIAIAFGLAAINLFSGYIANVYAGLEQQAVMGERLGHLTIFKRGFMLEGKLKPKRYLFSPQETRKVESIIYREPGVKLVSPRLSLDGLASNGQASTIFIGEGIVPAHNDALGAASPGDASGRLNAHRENGVAVSEDLAKLLNLKKDEVFSLLASTFDGQANAVDAEVSDVFNTGSAGTNDKYVLVPLALAQSLMNTDAVERFVVLLDRAELTAQARTDLEASLRAAGFDVEIRTWQELSSFYTQVKGLFDMIFSFIASIVLVISAMSVANTMSMAVVERTREIGTLRALGLSHGGVVRLFALEGFWIALLGALLGLVVTLVVAAALNAAQIGYVPPNSSQQVLLQIDLDWLRMALIALVVMGFAVLCAAYPAYRATRVEIVDALSFV, encoded by the coding sequence ATGCATTCCTTTGTACTGGCGCTCAAGAACGCGTTCAGAAACCGTCGCCGCAGCGTCGTCACGCTGATCGCGATCGCGTTCGGGCTCGCGGCGATCAACCTGTTCAGCGGCTATATCGCGAACGTCTACGCGGGGCTGGAGCAGCAGGCGGTGATGGGCGAGCGGCTCGGGCACCTGACCATCTTCAAGCGCGGCTTCATGCTGGAGGGCAAGCTCAAGCCGAAGCGCTACCTGTTCTCGCCGCAGGAGACCCGCAAGGTCGAGTCGATCATCTACCGCGAGCCGGGCGTGAAGCTCGTGTCGCCGCGCCTGAGCCTCGACGGGCTGGCGTCGAACGGCCAGGCGTCGACCATCTTCATCGGCGAGGGCATCGTGCCCGCGCACAACGACGCGCTGGGCGCCGCGAGCCCGGGCGACGCCAGCGGGCGGCTCAACGCGCACCGCGAAAACGGCGTCGCGGTGTCGGAGGATCTGGCGAAGCTGCTGAACCTGAAGAAGGACGAGGTGTTCAGCCTGCTCGCGTCGACCTTCGACGGCCAGGCGAATGCGGTGGACGCGGAAGTGTCCGACGTCTTCAATACCGGCAGCGCGGGCACCAACGACAAGTACGTGCTGGTGCCGCTCGCGCTCGCCCAGTCGCTGATGAACACCGACGCGGTCGAGCGCTTCGTCGTGTTGCTCGATCGCGCCGAACTGACCGCGCAGGCGCGCACGGACCTGGAAGCCAGCCTGCGGGCCGCCGGCTTCGACGTCGAGATCCGGACCTGGCAGGAGCTGTCGAGCTTCTATACCCAGGTGAAGGGGCTGTTCGACATGATTTTCTCGTTCATCGCCAGCATCGTGCTGGTGATCTCCGCGATGAGCGTGGCGAACACCATGTCGATGGCGGTGGTCGAGCGCACGCGCGAGATCGGCACGCTGCGCGCGCTGGGCCTGAGCCACGGCGGCGTGGTCAGGCTGTTCGCGCTCGAGGGCTTCTGGATCGCGCTGCTCGGCGCACTGCTGGGGCTCGTCGTCACGCTCGTCGTCGCGGCCGCGCTCAATGCCGCGCAGATCGGCTATGTGCCGCCCAATTCGTCGCAGCAGGTGCTGCTGCAGATCGACCTGGACTGGCTGCGCATGGCGCTGATCGCGCTCGTCGTGATGGGCTTCGCCGTGCTGTGCGCCGCGTACCCGGCGTATCGCGCGACGCGGGTCGAGATCGTCGACGCGCTCAGTTTCGTCTGA
- a CDS encoding ABC transporter ATP-binding protein, with amino-acid sequence MKTAWHDLSSPGARAPDDAPIARLIGVSKQYRDVAALSHIDLTVRKGEMLAIVGPSGSGKTTLLNLIGLLDRPSQGELELLGESTTPLTPAEYAARRRRAIGFVFQSYNLIPVLDALDNVLLPLRLNGQPTPAERERAEALLGEVGLAQQIRKRPDQMSGGQRQRVAIARALIAEPQLVIADEPTASLDSQNTRAAMQLFQRLNRGHGVTFVFSTHDERALGYMDRCLTLCDGQLLDRGEL; translated from the coding sequence ATGAAAACCGCATGGCATGACCTGTCCTCGCCCGGCGCGCGTGCGCCGGACGACGCGCCGATCGCGCGCCTGATCGGCGTGAGCAAGCAGTATCGCGACGTCGCGGCGCTCAGCCACATCGACCTGACGGTCAGGAAGGGCGAGATGCTGGCGATCGTCGGGCCGTCGGGCAGCGGCAAGACCACGCTGCTGAACCTGATTGGCCTGCTCGACCGGCCGTCGCAAGGCGAGCTCGAACTGCTCGGCGAATCGACCACCCCGTTGACCCCGGCCGAGTACGCGGCGCGTCGCCGCCGCGCGATCGGCTTCGTGTTCCAGAGCTACAACCTGATCCCGGTGCTCGACGCGCTCGACAACGTGCTGCTGCCGCTGCGCCTCAACGGCCAGCCGACGCCGGCCGAGCGCGAGCGGGCGGAGGCGCTGCTCGGCGAGGTCGGGCTGGCCCAGCAGATCCGCAAGCGCCCCGACCAGATGAGCGGCGGCCAGCGGCAACGGGTGGCGATCGCGCGCGCGCTGATCGCCGAGCCGCAGCTGGTGATCGCCGACGAGCCGACGGCGAGTCTCGACAGCCAGAACACCCGCGCCGCGATGCAGTTGTTCCAGCGGCTCAATCGCGGTCACGGCGTGACCTTCGTGTTCTCGACGCACGACGAACGTGCGCTGGGCTATATGGACCGTTGCCTGACCCTGTGCGACGGCCAGCTTCTCGATCGAGGTGAGCTGTGA
- a CDS encoding zinc-dependent alcohol dehydrogenase family protein, giving the protein MKQIRFDAFGRPAQAARCCEVDDPGPPSAWDVLVDVEACAVNPADLARLAGRYGELPKLPATLGLEAVGRVAACGASVREVAVGDRVILVGNDNWCQRRRIPASLVHKVAPGLDVLQLASLKVSACTALELVRRHLPLARGAWLVQNAPLSSVGRAVMQVARQDGLRTLNIVRRPEAVAQVLAAGGDAAVEDGPELARRARAAMGGDAAPLALDAVGGDGVMRLAELLEPGATIVNYGMLSGQPVRLASEALIFHGMTLKGFWLTQRLSRMTHAQRDALLGEAVALLSAGVLRTEIAAAYPLDAIAQALRHADEPGRQGRVFLLPNGPVPAASLVTS; this is encoded by the coding sequence TTGAAACAGATCCGCTTCGATGCCTTCGGCCGCCCCGCGCAGGCGGCCCGCTGCTGCGAGGTCGACGATCCCGGCCCGCCGTCCGCCTGGGACGTGCTGGTCGACGTCGAGGCCTGCGCGGTGAACCCGGCCGACCTGGCCCGGCTGGCCGGCCGCTACGGCGAATTGCCGAAGCTGCCCGCGACGCTCGGCCTCGAGGCCGTCGGACGCGTGGCGGCATGCGGCGCGTCGGTGCGCGAGGTCGCGGTGGGCGACCGGGTGATCCTGGTCGGCAACGATAACTGGTGCCAACGCCGCCGCATCCCCGCGTCGCTCGTGCACAAGGTCGCGCCCGGACTGGACGTGCTGCAGCTGGCGTCGCTCAAGGTGAGCGCGTGCACCGCGCTCGAACTGGTGCGGCGCCATCTGCCGCTCGCGCGCGGCGCATGGCTGGTCCAGAACGCGCCGCTGTCGAGCGTCGGACGGGCCGTGATGCAGGTGGCCCGGCAGGACGGCCTGCGCACGCTCAACATCGTGCGGCGGCCGGAGGCCGTCGCCCAGGTGCTCGCCGCCGGCGGCGACGCCGCCGTCGAAGACGGCCCGGAGCTGGCGCGGCGCGCGCGGGCCGCGATGGGCGGCGACGCCGCGCCGCTCGCGCTCGACGCGGTCGGCGGCGACGGCGTGATGCGGCTCGCCGAGCTGCTCGAACCCGGCGCGACGATCGTCAACTACGGGATGCTGTCGGGCCAGCCGGTGCGGCTCGCGAGCGAGGCGCTGATCTTTCACGGCATGACGCTCAAGGGCTTCTGGCTCACGCAGCGGCTGTCGCGCATGACGCATGCGCAGCGCGACGCACTGCTTGGCGAAGCGGTCGCGCTCCTGAGCGCCGGCGTGCTGCGCACGGAAATCGCGGCCGCCTATCCGTTGGACGCCATCGCGCAGGCGCTGCGTCATGCCGACGAACCCGGACGGCAGGGCAGGGTGTTCCTGCTGCCGAACGGCCCTGTTCCCGCCGCTTCCTTGGTGACCTCATGA